One genomic window of Actinoalloteichus hoggarensis includes the following:
- a CDS encoding ABC transporter ATP-binding protein has translation MTTASDQSASTSDVPILTGADLHLDFGQTRALRGAALTVRPGEIVAVMGTSGSGKSTLLHCLAGILTPKSGSVVYAGREVTTMTDVERSTLRRGEFGFVFQFGQLVPELSVVENVALPLRLNGVGGRRAAADAKSWLARLDVADVADHRPGEISGGQGQRVAIARALVARPKVVFADEPTGALDTLQGERVMTLLTETARETDAAVVLVTHEPTVAAFADREVIVRDGVTAPEETSTQVTV, from the coding sequence ATGACCACCGCGTCCGACCAGAGCGCTTCGACCTCGGATGTGCCGATCCTCACCGGCGCCGACCTGCACCTGGACTTCGGTCAGACCCGCGCCCTGCGGGGAGCGGCACTCACCGTCCGTCCCGGCGAGATCGTCGCGGTGATGGGCACGTCCGGGTCCGGCAAGTCCACGCTGCTGCACTGTCTGGCGGGCATCCTCACACCGAAGTCCGGGTCGGTGGTCTACGCCGGGCGGGAGGTGACGACGATGACCGACGTCGAACGCAGCACGCTGCGCCGCGGCGAATTCGGCTTCGTCTTCCAGTTCGGCCAGCTCGTGCCCGAGCTCTCGGTCGTGGAGAACGTCGCCCTGCCCCTGCGACTCAACGGAGTCGGGGGACGCCGCGCCGCGGCCGACGCCAAGAGCTGGCTCGCCCGACTCGACGTCGCCGACGTCGCCGACCACAGGCCAGGAGAGATCTCCGGCGGCCAGGGACAGCGGGTGGCGATCGCGCGAGCGCTGGTGGCCCGGCCGAAGGTCGTCTTCGCCGACGAACCGACCGGAGCGCTGGACACGTTGCAGGGCGAACGGGTCATGACCCTGCTCACCGAGACGGCACGGGAGACCGACGCCGCCGTCGTGCTGGTGACCCACGAGCCCACGGTCGCCGCCTTCGCCGACCGGGAGGTCATCGTCCGCGACGGCGTGACCGCACCGGAAGAGACGTCGACGCAGGTGACGGTGTGA
- a CDS encoding PadR family transcriptional regulator yields MSISQTLLGLLENGPRHGYDLKRAYDERFGRERALHYGQVYSTLARLLRDGLVEVEGIEAGDGPDRKRYAITAAGRTQVVHWLETPEKPDSYLQNKLYTKVVLALMSGRDPTTLLDAQRAAHLTSMRELTRRKRGAEVTDHIVLDFALLHLEADLKWLELAASRLGPLAKEIQS; encoded by the coding sequence ATGTCAATCAGCCAGACCCTTCTCGGGCTGCTCGAGAACGGGCCAAGGCATGGGTACGACCTGAAACGCGCCTACGACGAGCGCTTCGGCAGGGAACGGGCCCTGCACTACGGGCAGGTCTACTCGACGCTGGCGCGTCTGCTGCGCGACGGACTCGTGGAGGTCGAGGGGATCGAGGCGGGCGACGGACCCGACCGCAAGCGCTACGCCATCACGGCGGCGGGCCGTACGCAGGTCGTGCACTGGCTGGAGACCCCGGAGAAGCCGGACTCCTACCTCCAGAACAAGCTCTACACCAAGGTCGTCCTCGCCTTGATGTCCGGGCGGGACCCCACCACGCTGCTGGACGCCCAACGAGCCGCTCATCTGACCTCGATGCGCGAGCTGACCCGGCGCAAGCGCGGCGCCGAGGTCACCGACCACATCGTCTTGGACTTCGCGCTGCTGCACCTCGAAGCCGATCTGAAGTGGCTAGAACTCGCCGCTTCCCGTCTCGGGCCGCTGGCCAAGGAGATTCAGTCATGA
- a CDS encoding RNA polymerase sigma factor: MGRHSSTADVERLVRSAIDGDTTAWQDLVGRYSTLVWAVARAHRLPTADAMDVCQATWLRLTERMASLREPKKLPGWLVTTARRESLRLLARRRREQAWEQHAAEPRPADRPSDETPENVVLLAEQDRALWAAFAGLPERCRRLLRTMAFHPDWTYTQVAASMNMPANSVGPTRSRCLARLRELLGPTVPQPARMAKHAAAPRFPGGTSTSNALHDRRRGRVRRDEPDTDR, translated from the coding sequence GTGGGACGCCACTCGTCGACGGCAGACGTCGAGCGACTCGTGCGCAGCGCCATCGACGGCGACACGACCGCCTGGCAGGACCTCGTAGGGCGTTATTCGACGCTCGTCTGGGCCGTGGCCCGTGCGCATCGCCTGCCCACGGCCGACGCCATGGACGTCTGTCAGGCCACCTGGCTGCGCCTCACCGAACGGATGGCGTCGCTGCGGGAACCGAAGAAGCTCCCGGGCTGGCTCGTCACCACCGCCCGCCGGGAGTCCCTGCGCCTGCTGGCCCGACGCCGCCGCGAACAGGCTTGGGAACAACACGCCGCCGAGCCGAGACCCGCCGACCGGCCGAGCGACGAGACACCCGAGAACGTCGTCCTGCTCGCCGAGCAGGATCGCGCGTTGTGGGCGGCCTTCGCAGGCCTGCCGGAACGATGCCGCAGACTGCTGCGCACGATGGCGTTCCACCCCGACTGGACCTACACCCAGGTCGCCGCGTCGATGAACATGCCCGCCAACAGCGTCGGGCCCACGAGAAGCCGGTGCCTCGCGCGGCTGCGAGAACTGCTCGGCCCGACCGTCCCGCAGCCGGCCCGCATGGCGAAGCACGCAGCCGCGCCGCGGTTCCCCGGCGGCACATCCACGTCGAACGCGCTCCACGACCGACGCCGAGGCCGCGTTCGACGCGACGAGCCCGACACCGACCGATGA
- a CDS encoding pyridoxal phosphate-dependent aminotransferase, whose translation MRTPALVSRLQPFTSTIFAEMTASAVRTGAINLGQGFPDTDGPMGMLQMARRAIAEGVNQYPPGPGRPELRQAIADHRLTRYGTEYDPDTQVLVTAGATEAIAAALLALVEPGDEVVVIEPYYDSYAAAVAMAGGVRRAVPLRSDPATGRFALDLAALRAAVGPATRAILVNSPHNPTGTVLSGDELAGIAEVCRENDILAITDEVYEHLIFDDAREGSRHRTLAALPGMTERTLVISSAGKTFSATGWKIGWACGPVELVHAVKAAKQFLTFTGGAPFQPAVAHALRHELDWVERMRAELAAKRDRLSEGLATAGFGVLPSEGTYFVCADVRPLGYTDGAQLCRALPEQIGVAAIPVQAFCDEPDATRHLVRFAFCKRNEVLDEALRRLRRL comes from the coding sequence GTGCGCACACCTGCTCTGGTCTCTCGTCTCCAGCCCTTCACGTCGACGATCTTCGCCGAGATGACCGCCTCGGCGGTGCGAACCGGCGCCATCAACCTCGGTCAGGGGTTCCCCGACACCGACGGGCCGATGGGGATGCTTCAGATGGCCCGCCGGGCGATCGCGGAGGGTGTGAACCAGTACCCGCCCGGTCCCGGCAGGCCGGAGCTGCGGCAGGCGATCGCTGATCACCGGTTGACGCGGTATGGCACCGAGTACGACCCCGACACGCAGGTGCTCGTCACCGCAGGCGCGACCGAGGCCATCGCGGCCGCGTTGTTGGCGCTGGTCGAGCCGGGCGACGAGGTGGTCGTCATCGAGCCGTACTACGACTCCTACGCGGCGGCCGTCGCCATGGCGGGCGGGGTGCGACGGGCCGTGCCCCTGCGGTCCGACCCCGCCACCGGCCGATTCGCGCTGGACCTCGCCGCCCTCCGGGCCGCTGTGGGGCCCGCCACCAGGGCGATCCTGGTGAACTCGCCGCACAACCCGACGGGCACCGTCTTGAGCGGCGACGAGCTGGCCGGGATCGCGGAGGTATGCCGCGAGAACGACATCCTGGCCATCACCGACGAGGTCTACGAGCACCTGATCTTCGACGACGCCAGGGAGGGGAGCCGGCATCGGACATTGGCCGCGTTGCCGGGGATGACCGAGCGCACCCTGGTGATCTCCAGCGCGGGCAAGACCTTCAGCGCCACCGGATGGAAGATCGGCTGGGCCTGCGGCCCCGTCGAGCTGGTCCATGCGGTCAAGGCCGCCAAGCAGTTCCTCACCTTCACCGGTGGCGCGCCCTTCCAGCCCGCCGTCGCGCACGCCCTGCGGCATGAACTCGACTGGGTGGAGCGGATGCGCGCGGAACTGGCCGCCAAGCGGGACCGGTTGAGCGAAGGGCTGGCCACGGCGGGTTTCGGGGTGCTCCCCAGCGAGGGCACCTATTTCGTGTGCGCCGACGTCCGGCCGTTGGGCTACACCGACGGCGCCCAGCTGTGCCGGGCGCTGCCCGAGCAGATCGGTGTGGCGGCGATCCCGGTGCAGGCCTTCTGCGACGAGCCGGACGCGACCCGTCACCTGGTGCGTTTCGCGTTCTGCAAGCGCAACGAGGTCCTCGACGAGGCGCTGCGCAGGCTGCGGCGGCTCTGA
- a CDS encoding DUF445 domain-containing protein, with protein MKTAATGLLLVASVIYVIARWQENQGAAAWVGYVRAAAEAGMVGALADWFAVTALFRRPLGLPIPHTAIIPTRKDALGKSLGDFVGSNFLSEQVIREKLRRAEVARRAGTWLAKPENAARVTSELAAATRGAVAVLRDEDVQAVLEQALLRKLVDRPWGPPIGKILEQVVEERSHHGLVDMLCDRAYEWVERNRESLRGLVSKRAPSWSPKFVDDMVGERIYNEILAFAWSVKTDKNHQVRQMLDKFLGEFASDLQNDPVAMDKAEQFKQQVLDHPAVQNLAGSVWSRIKQLILDAAEDPSSELRLRVEGGIRSLGERLIKDDALRAKADGWLEGAAVYVVTNYQGEITTLISDTVERWDGEETSRKIELQVGRDLQFIRINGTVVGALAGLTIHTISQLLL; from the coding sequence ATGAAGACGGCCGCCACCGGGTTGCTGCTGGTCGCATCGGTGATCTACGTGATCGCTCGATGGCAGGAGAACCAGGGCGCCGCCGCCTGGGTGGGCTACGTGCGGGCCGCGGCCGAGGCGGGGATGGTGGGAGCACTCGCCGACTGGTTCGCGGTGACCGCGCTGTTCCGCAGGCCGCTCGGGCTGCCCATCCCGCATACCGCGATCATCCCGACCAGGAAGGACGCCCTCGGCAAGAGCCTGGGCGACTTCGTCGGCTCCAACTTCCTCTCCGAACAGGTCATCCGTGAGAAGCTGCGACGCGCCGAGGTCGCCCGACGAGCCGGAACGTGGCTCGCGAAGCCGGAGAACGCCGCTCGGGTCACCTCCGAACTGGCCGCGGCGACCCGAGGCGCGGTCGCCGTGCTCCGCGACGAAGACGTGCAGGCCGTCCTGGAACAGGCGCTGCTGCGCAAGCTGGTCGACCGACCCTGGGGTCCGCCGATCGGCAAGATACTCGAACAGGTCGTCGAGGAACGTTCGCATCACGGGCTCGTGGACATGCTCTGCGACCGCGCCTACGAGTGGGTCGAGCGCAATCGGGAGAGCCTGCGCGGGCTGGTCAGCAAGCGGGCGCCGTCCTGGTCGCCGAAGTTCGTCGACGACATGGTCGGCGAGCGGATCTACAACGAGATCCTCGCCTTCGCCTGGTCGGTCAAGACGGACAAGAATCACCAGGTCCGACAGATGCTCGACAAGTTCCTCGGCGAGTTCGCCTCCGACCTTCAGAACGATCCGGTCGCGATGGACAAGGCGGAGCAGTTCAAGCAGCAGGTTCTGGATCACCCGGCGGTGCAGAACCTCGCGGGGTCGGTCTGGAGCAGGATCAAACAGCTCATCCTGGACGCCGCCGAGGACCCCTCCAGCGAGCTGCGACTCCGAGTCGAAGGCGGCATCCGCTCCCTCGGGGAACGACTGATCAAGGACGACGCGCTGCGGGCGAAAGCCGACGGCTGGCTTGAGGGCGCCGCCGTCTACGTCGTCACGAATTATCAAGGCGAGATCACCACGCTGATCAGCGACACCGTCGAACGCTGGGACGGCGAGGAGACCTCCCGCAAGATCGAACTGCAGGTCGGCAGGGACCTCCAGTTCATTCGGATCAACGGCACGGTCGTCGGAGCGCTGGCGGGGCTGACCATCCACACCATCTCCCAGCTGCTGCTGTAG
- a CDS encoding M14 family zinc carboxypeptidase yields MSFRRIAAGLSVATLAAGAFLTAGPAVGARPSAPGASAVDVGSWPTDVDERDALSVDDHVDVAAADRVRPIGENRPGAPGGRTLAGVPPTLDDPGEQRGYPRQTQLRVYPEDPSDRSIKLGLIPYHALAPRLNELQADSDRVSVEVLGESVLGRDVYLVTVTAPETAEETARQHAWREKINADPAAAARDDGLHTDYKAPVWFNANIHGDEWEGTDGSLRVIEHLAYSEDPEVHELLATSRFYFTVSHNPDGRVAGTRQNAAGFDLNRDLVTVANPETEAVRQVAIDTQSLVMLDLHGYVNPTLVSPNTAPHVQNAEYDLYLKHAYPNALGIERALAELGHPETRRADIPIRDREPGEWDDWLPMYAPMYAMLQGTHGHTVEVPLRVNRQDYVQQPAHELRRRSSVNTDVAETAIWGTVDYVAAHRDELVADQIEFFRRANAGEQQRHIPDEFIPGFGEADRYTTEFPRAYVIPAGPAQSSPPAVARLVNLLLANDVEVGVADTPIRLGGRRHPAGSYVVDLHQPKRAIANSILEDGADLSERVPRTYANSALSHGLLWGADVVAVDEEAVPALRQVAEAAPTGGVSAAPGRDLAITLYDGADVRAVNDLLGAGHQLSRLDDGTVVVPAQARPAASAAAREHGVQFVLAPEGVGTPLEHRPVVAAAGGLDEIKALRELGFDVRPVSTERLNAGFDWSRIDVLYVGSGLETAALTGEARADVDAFLAEGGVVARGAAGAALNEAADLLPATTVRGRPDANGIVSVTSGDGVLRDQGRPHSFVYAPQWFTDLGEGVAVEQRYAEAEVLTAGHWIAAADGSGGQSDAAGRPALISGLGERGAPTVLFGTEPLFRDHPKGLYAQVGAAVFWTATG; encoded by the coding sequence TTGTCCTTCCGCCGTATCGCCGCCGGGCTGTCCGTCGCGACGTTGGCCGCCGGTGCGTTCCTGACGGCCGGCCCCGCCGTCGGAGCCCGGCCGTCGGCTCCCGGCGCGTCCGCCGTCGACGTCGGGTCGTGGCCCACCGACGTCGACGAACGTGACGCGCTGTCGGTCGACGATCACGTGGACGTCGCCGCCGCCGACAGAGTCCGTCCCATCGGCGAGAACAGACCCGGCGCCCCCGGCGGCCGGACCCTGGCGGGAGTTCCGCCCACGCTGGACGATCCCGGCGAACAGCGGGGATACCCGCGCCAGACGCAGCTTCGCGTCTACCCGGAGGACCCGTCCGATCGGTCGATCAAGCTGGGTCTGATCCCGTATCACGCGCTCGCGCCCCGGCTCAACGAACTACAGGCCGACAGCGACCGGGTCTCCGTCGAGGTGCTGGGGGAGTCGGTGCTCGGCCGTGACGTGTATCTGGTCACGGTGACCGCCCCTGAGACGGCGGAGGAGACCGCGCGCCAGCACGCCTGGCGGGAGAAGATCAACGCCGATCCGGCGGCCGCCGCGCGGGACGACGGGCTGCACACGGACTACAAGGCGCCGGTCTGGTTCAACGCCAACATCCACGGCGACGAATGGGAGGGCACCGACGGGTCGCTGCGGGTGATCGAGCACCTGGCCTACTCCGAGGACCCCGAGGTTCATGAGCTGCTGGCCACCTCGCGGTTCTACTTCACCGTCAGCCACAATCCGGACGGCCGGGTCGCGGGCACCCGGCAGAACGCGGCGGGCTTCGACCTGAACCGCGACCTGGTGACGGTGGCCAATCCCGAGACAGAGGCGGTCCGGCAGGTGGCGATCGACACGCAGTCGCTGGTCATGCTCGACCTGCACGGCTACGTCAACCCGACGCTGGTCAGCCCGAACACCGCGCCGCACGTGCAGAATGCCGAGTACGACCTCTATCTGAAGCACGCCTACCCCAACGCCCTGGGCATCGAGCGGGCACTGGCGGAGCTGGGGCACCCGGAGACACGGCGCGCCGACATCCCGATCCGGGATCGTGAGCCGGGCGAGTGGGACGACTGGCTGCCGATGTATGCGCCGATGTACGCGATGCTGCAGGGCACGCACGGTCACACCGTCGAGGTTCCGCTGCGGGTGAACCGGCAGGACTACGTCCAGCAACCGGCGCATGAGCTGCGCAGGCGGTCCTCGGTGAACACCGACGTCGCGGAGACCGCCATCTGGGGGACCGTCGACTACGTCGCGGCCCATCGAGACGAGCTGGTGGCCGACCAGATCGAGTTCTTCCGCCGGGCGAACGCGGGCGAGCAGCAGCGGCATATCCCGGACGAGTTCATTCCCGGCTTCGGCGAGGCGGACCGGTACACGACGGAGTTTCCGCGTGCCTACGTCATCCCGGCGGGGCCCGCGCAGTCGTCGCCGCCCGCCGTGGCGCGGCTGGTGAACCTGCTGCTGGCGAACGACGTCGAGGTCGGTGTCGCCGACACGCCGATCCGCCTCGGCGGCAGGCGGCATCCCGCCGGCTCCTACGTCGTCGACCTGCACCAGCCCAAGCGGGCCATCGCGAACTCCATCCTGGAGGACGGCGCGGATCTGTCCGAGCGGGTGCCGCGGACCTACGCCAACTCCGCGCTGAGTCACGGGCTGCTGTGGGGCGCCGACGTGGTCGCCGTCGACGAGGAGGCCGTGCCCGCCCTGCGGCAGGTGGCCGAGGCGGCGCCCACGGGTGGTGTGTCGGCGGCTCCCGGCCGGGATCTGGCGATCACGCTGTACGACGGCGCCGACGTCAGGGCCGTGAACGACCTGCTCGGCGCGGGCCACCAGTTGAGCAGGCTCGACGACGGCACCGTGGTGGTGCCCGCGCAGGCCCGTCCCGCCGCGTCGGCAGCCGCACGGGAGCACGGCGTCCAGTTCGTGCTCGCCCCGGAGGGCGTGGGCACGCCGTTGGAGCATCGGCCGGTGGTCGCCGCGGCGGGCGGTCTCGACGAGATCAAGGCGCTGCGCGAGCTGGGCTTCGATGTACGCCCGGTGAGCACCGAGCGGCTGAACGCGGGCTTCGACTGGTCTCGGATCGATGTGCTCTACGTGGGATCGGGCCTGGAGACGGCGGCCCTGACGGGCGAGGCGCGTGCGGATGTGGACGCGTTCCTCGCCGAGGGAGGCGTGGTGGCCAGGGGAGCCGCCGGGGCAGCGCTCAACGAGGCGGCGGACCTGCTGCCCGCGACCACCGTGCGCGGCCGGCCGGACGCCAACGGCATCGTGTCGGTGACCAGCGGTGACGGTGTCCTGCGGGACCAGGGACGGCCGCATTCGTTCGTCTACGCGCCGCAGTGGTTCACCGATCTCGGGGAGGGCGTGGCCGTCGAGCAGCGCTACGCCGAGGCGGAGGTGCTCACCGCCGGACATTGGATCGCCGCCGCCGACGGCTCGGGCGGCCAGTCGGATGCCGCGGGCAGGCCCGCGTTGATCTCCGGGCTCGGCGAGCGCGGCGCGCCGACGGTGTTGTTCGGGACCGAACCGTTGTTCCGGGACCATCCGAAGGGGCTCTACGCACAGGTCGGCGCGGCGGTGTTCTGGACGGCGACCGGCTGA
- a CDS encoding cytochrome P450 yields MTVDHIPSASGLPVIGSMLELRRGALQAYERARAEHGDVVRFIAGPPGLRATFYAVFSPQGAQEVLATKAADFGKDNQFYQEAREALGNGLLTSQHEDYQRQRRLIQPLFTPRRVDLYAQAIREEAGRMTTGWADAQDGVVDVLGETSRFALRTVSRVLFGADAGEMIPAVRRCFPILSTHTQRRGFAPRNVPRNWPTPANLKADAAQAELYEVCDQIIAARDRQQQPTETGTDLLAQLTGAEGADGERLDPVEIREHVLIFLLAGHETTATALAFALHLLARHPAEQAEARAEVDRVLGGAEPQAADVDRLPYLTMVLKEAMRLYPPAPAVGRRNKIAVEVDGRRIPAGSDVILVQWALHRHPDHWEDPERFDPTRFTEEKESARHRYAWLPFGGGPRACIGRRFAMLESVLALATVLRGHRIEAVDVDVPVEQGTTISVRGPMRCRVVPR; encoded by the coding sequence ATGACCGTCGACCACATTCCAAGCGCGAGCGGACTGCCGGTGATCGGCTCGATGCTCGAACTCCGGCGAGGCGCGCTGCAAGCCTACGAGCGGGCCCGCGCCGAGCACGGTGACGTCGTCCGCTTCATCGCGGGCCCGCCAGGCCTGCGCGCCACCTTCTACGCGGTCTTCTCCCCGCAGGGAGCACAGGAGGTGCTCGCGACCAAGGCCGCCGATTTCGGCAAGGACAACCAGTTCTATCAGGAGGCGCGAGAGGCTCTCGGCAACGGGCTGCTCACCAGCCAGCATGAGGATTACCAACGGCAGCGACGGCTCATCCAGCCCTTGTTCACCCCCCGCCGGGTCGACCTCTACGCACAGGCGATCCGCGAGGAGGCCGGGCGGATGACGACGGGATGGGCGGACGCCCAGGACGGGGTCGTCGACGTGCTCGGCGAGACCAGCCGATTCGCCCTCCGCACCGTGAGCCGCGTCCTGTTCGGCGCCGACGCCGGCGAGATGATCCCCGCCGTGCGTCGATGCTTCCCGATCCTGTCCACCCATACCCAGCGGCGCGGCTTCGCGCCGCGGAACGTGCCCAGGAACTGGCCGACGCCCGCCAACCTCAAGGCCGACGCGGCGCAGGCCGAACTGTATGAGGTCTGTGATCAGATCATCGCGGCCCGGGATCGGCAGCAGCAGCCCACTGAGACGGGCACCGACCTGCTGGCTCAGCTCACCGGCGCGGAAGGCGCCGACGGGGAGCGGCTCGATCCCGTGGAGATCCGCGAACACGTCCTCATCTTCCTGCTCGCCGGGCACGAGACGACGGCCACCGCACTCGCCTTCGCCCTGCACCTGCTGGCGCGACACCCCGCCGAGCAGGCCGAGGCCAGGGCCGAGGTCGACCGGGTGCTCGGCGGCGCCGAGCCCCAGGCCGCCGACGTCGACCGGCTGCCCTACCTGACGATGGTCCTGAAGGAGGCCATGCGACTGTATCCGCCCGCGCCTGCCGTGGGCCGCCGCAACAAGATCGCCGTCGAGGTGGACGGCCGGCGGATTCCCGCGGGCTCCGACGTGATCCTCGTTCAGTGGGCTCTCCACCGGCATCCCGACCACTGGGAAGACCCGGAACGCTTCGACCCGACGCGGTTCACCGAGGAGAAGGAGTCGGCCCGACACCGGTACGCCTGGCTGCCCTTCGGCGGCGGCCCCAGGGCGTGCATCGGCAGGCGGTTCGCCATGCTGGAGTCGGTGCTCGCGCTGGCGACGGTCCTGCGTGGCCACCGCATCGAGGCCGTCGACGTCGACGTCCCCGTGGAACAGGGCACCACCATCAGCGTGCGCGGCCCGATGCGCTGCCGAGTCGTCCCACGCTGA
- a CDS encoding diacylglycerol/lipid kinase family protein, translating to MPPFDRAVLVYNPNSTGSASRLAEGLRADLAERLPDLPVSLLPTRHAGHARELAAEAARDGSPLIVSVSGDGGYNEVVDGVMRAGQTDAVCTVLAAGNANDHHRVLRNRPLIDSIVAGAVRRIDLLRLTVTEGRDVRVCHAHSYIGLGLTPVVAVDLEKGGKGSFREIVTAVRTFARHRPFTIIRPDGTRHRFDSLVFANIPEMAKYATLSEHGRPDDGLFEVVAIAHTAKWRVLGTALRAAVRGLGPQPGVREYEFTTSAPTPMQIDGEVIRVAEAADVRVEVLPGVLATLL from the coding sequence GTGCCCCCCTTCGATCGCGCCGTCCTGGTCTACAACCCGAACAGCACCGGCTCGGCCTCCCGACTGGCGGAGGGACTGCGCGCCGACCTGGCCGAACGCCTGCCCGACCTGCCCGTCAGTCTGCTGCCCACGCGGCATGCGGGCCATGCCCGCGAACTGGCGGCGGAGGCGGCGCGCGACGGCAGCCCGCTCATCGTGTCGGTCAGCGGCGACGGCGGATACAACGAGGTGGTCGACGGGGTGATGCGCGCGGGGCAGACCGATGCCGTCTGCACGGTGCTCGCCGCAGGCAATGCCAACGACCACCATCGTGTCCTTCGGAACCGCCCGCTGATCGACTCGATCGTCGCGGGCGCCGTCCGACGCATCGACCTGCTGAGGCTGACGGTGACCGAGGGGAGAGACGTCCGGGTGTGCCACGCCCACTCCTACATCGGGCTCGGTCTGACCCCGGTCGTCGCCGTCGACCTGGAGAAGGGCGGCAAGGGTTCCTTTCGAGAGATCGTCACGGCGGTGCGCACCTTCGCCCGTCACAGGCCGTTCACCATCATCCGACCGGACGGCACCCGACACCGCTTCGACAGTCTCGTCTTCGCGAACATCCCGGAGATGGCCAAGTACGCCACCCTGAGTGAGCACGGCCGCCCCGACGACGGACTCTTCGAGGTCGTCGCCATCGCGCACACCGCGAAGTGGCGGGTGCTGGGCACGGCGCTGCGGGCGGCCGTGCGCGGACTCGGACCACAGCCCGGCGTCCGGGAATACGAGTTCACCACGTCGGCACCGACGCCGATGCAGATCGACGGCGAGGTGATCAGGGTCGCCGAGGCCGCCGACGTGCGAGTCGAGGTGCTTCCCGGCGTGTTGGCCACGCTGTTGTGA
- a CDS encoding SDR family NAD(P)-dependent oxidoreductase, with protein sequence MTVRGIDEARQEAATSTSGSAAGIDPERLAACLAVLAEVQELPTEHPDAVAVRRATAGIYKTVRKKRRNARRDAQRRADDAVIAATATGAPGRIDDETRGLPLVSSVQGATAGTYQRARSCYTCKNRYREVDAFYHQLCPSCAELNWSRRDARTDLTGRRALLTGGRAKIGMYIALRLLRDGAHTTITTRFPSDAIRRFTSMPDSGDWLHRLRVVGIDLRDPAQVVALADSVREQGPLDILINNAAQTVRRSPGSYAPLVAAESAPLPAGPLPETVTFGHSAALHPAALVGAVAEAGVSAQLTPDAVTALALTADPSAPARLASGAVVDAGGLVPDLGEHNSWTQHVQEVEPTELLEVQLCNMTAPFILVSRLRSAMAASPARRKYVVNVSAMEGQFSRAYKGPGHPHTNMAKAALNMLTRTSAEEMLTDGILMTSVDTGWITDERPHTLKARLAEEGFHAPLDLVDGAARVYDPIVRGEAGEDLRGCFLKDYAPSPW encoded by the coding sequence ATGACGGTGCGCGGGATCGACGAGGCCCGGCAGGAAGCGGCGACGTCGACGTCGGGCTCGGCTGCCGGCATCGACCCGGAGCGCCTGGCGGCCTGTCTCGCGGTGCTCGCCGAGGTCCAGGAGCTTCCCACCGAGCATCCGGATGCCGTGGCGGTCCGACGTGCGACCGCAGGCATCTACAAGACGGTCCGGAAGAAGCGGCGCAATGCCAGGCGGGACGCCCAGCGCCGGGCCGATGACGCGGTGATCGCGGCTACGGCCACCGGTGCGCCGGGGCGCATCGACGACGAGACGCGCGGACTTCCGCTGGTCTCCTCGGTGCAGGGCGCTACGGCGGGGACGTACCAGCGGGCCCGCTCGTGTTACACGTGTAAGAACCGCTATCGCGAGGTGGACGCCTTCTACCATCAGCTCTGTCCGTCGTGCGCGGAGCTGAACTGGAGCAGGCGGGACGCGCGCACGGACCTGACAGGAAGGCGTGCGCTGCTCACCGGCGGCCGGGCGAAGATCGGTATGTACATCGCGCTGCGGTTGCTGCGGGATGGGGCGCATACGACCATCACCACTCGCTTTCCGTCCGACGCGATCCGTCGATTCACCTCGATGCCCGACAGCGGCGACTGGCTGCACCGACTACGAGTGGTCGGCATCGACCTTCGGGACCCGGCCCAGGTGGTGGCGTTGGCCGATTCTGTGCGCGAACAGGGGCCGTTGGACATCCTCATCAACAACGCGGCCCAGACCGTGCGCCGATCGCCGGGTTCCTATGCGCCGTTGGTCGCGGCCGAGTCGGCGCCGCTGCCTGCCGGCCCGCTGCCGGAGACCGTCACCTTCGGGCATTCGGCGGCGCTGCACCCGGCCGCGTTGGTCGGGGCGGTCGCCGAGGCGGGCGTGAGTGCGCAGTTGACCCCGGACGCGGTGACGGCCCTGGCCTTGACCGCCGATCCGTCGGCGCCCGCGCGGCTGGCCTCGGGCGCCGTCGTCGACGCGGGCGGACTCGTGCCGGACCTGGGTGAGCACAACAGTTGGACGCAGCATGTGCAGGAGGTCGAGCCGACGGAGCTGCTGGAAGTGCAGCTCTGCAACATGACGGCGCCGTTCATCCTGGTCAGCAGGCTACGGTCTGCGATGGCGGCGTCCCCTGCGCGACGGAAGTACGTCGTCAACGTGTCGGCGATGGAAGGCCAGTTCAGCCGGGCCTACAAGGGGCCGGGTCACCCGCACACCAACATGGCCAAGGCCGCGCTGAACATGCTCACCAGGACCAGCGCCGAGGAGATGCTCACGGACGGCATTCTGATGACGAGCGTCGACACCGGCTGGATCACCGACGAACGACCGCATACGTTGAAGGCACGGCTCGCGGAGGAGGGCTTTCACGCCCCGCTCGATCTCGTGGACGGCGCGGCGCGGGTGTACGACCCCATCGTGCGTGGTGAGGCGGGCGAAGACCTGCGTGGCTGTTTCCTGAAGGATTACGCACCGTCGCCCTGGTGA